The Leifsonia poae region CTCCTGCCGAAGCCCCAGCCGAGCGATCTCGACGAGCTGCGCGACGGACAGGTGCTCTGGGGATGGCCGCACTGCGTGCAGGACAGGGAGATCACGCAACGCGCGATCGACAAGCACCTCACCCTGATCGCCTTCGAGGCGATGAACCATTGGACGAGCAAAGGCAATTTCGCCCTCCACGTCTTCCACGCGAACAACGAGCTCGCCGGATACTGCTCGGTCATCCACGCCCTGTCGCTCGTCGGCCTCACGGGAGACTACGGGCGGCGGCTCAACGCGGTCGTGATCGGCTTCGGCGCCACGGCGCGCGGTGCGGTCACCGCGCTCAACGCTCACGGTGTGCACGATGTGCAGGTGCTCACCAACCGCGAGGTCGCCGCGGTCGGGTCGCCCATCCACTCGGTGCGAATCGTGCAGTTCGACCACGACGATACGGAGCCCTACCTCAGCCAGGTCATCACGGAGCGGGGGCGGGTCCCTCTCGCGCCCTTCCTGGCGGCGGCCGACATCGTGGTCAACTGCACCCTGCAGGATCCGAACGCCCCGCTCACCTATCTCACCGAGTCCGATCTCGGCGGGTTCGCGCCCGGAAGCCTGATCGTCGACGTCTCCTGCGACGAGGGGATGGGGTTCAGCTGGGCCCGCCCCACAACGTTCGCCGAGCCGATCTTCGAGGTCGGCGACCACGTGCGCTATTACGGAGTCGACCACAGCCCGTCGTACCTCTGGGATTCGGCGACCTGGGAGATCGGGGAAGCGCTCACTCCGTTCCTCGACGTGGTGATGGCCGGGCCGGCGGCCTGGGATGCGGATCCGACGGTGCGCCGAGCGATCGAGATCCGCGAGGGTCGCATCGTGAATCCGGCGATCCTCACCTTCCAGAACCGGGAGCCGCTCCCGCCGTACCGGGATGTCACCCCCCGCTGATAGCGTCACGGCATGGCCATCACCCAGTACTACGTCGCGTCCTCGATCGATGGTTTCATCGCCGACTCATCCGATCGCATCGACTGGCTGCTCGCATTCGGGTTCGAGGAGTTCTCCACCCACTACGACGCATTCCTGGCGGGGATCGGCGCGATCATCATGGG contains the following coding sequences:
- a CDS encoding N(5)-(carboxyethyl)ornithine synthase, producing the protein MSETPSTTADLATADLTTADLTLGVLATSAKPDERRLPLHPARLDRIEPALRERILLEHGYGERFGLTDDQLRPLVRRIASRADIIAAADVILLPKPQPSDLDELRDGQVLWGWPHCVQDREITQRAIDKHLTLIAFEAMNHWTSKGNFALHVFHANNELAGYCSVIHALSLVGLTGDYGRRLNAVVIGFGATARGAVTALNAHGVHDVQVLTNREVAAVGSPIHSVRIVQFDHDDTEPYLSQVITERGRVPLAPFLAAADIVVNCTLQDPNAPLTYLTESDLGGFAPGSLIVDVSCDEGMGFSWARPTTFAEPIFEVGDHVRYYGVDHSPSYLWDSATWEIGEALTPFLDVVMAGPAAWDADPTVRRAIEIREGRIVNPAILTFQNREPLPPYRDVTPR